The following coding sequences are from one Triticum aestivum cultivar Chinese Spring chromosome 5A, IWGSC CS RefSeq v2.1, whole genome shotgun sequence window:
- the LOC123106681 gene encoding WUSCHEL-related homeobox 5, producing MESVEHQQQAAARSPPHAAAPPSPPLSPNSAAAAALANARWTPTKEQVSVLEGLYRQGLRTPTAEQIQQVTARLQKHGPIEGKNVFYWFQNHKARQRQRQKQQAFDYFSKQFRRPQPLPVLHRPAAHPSLPPIPLHPPPHVPSATTPDPPAPPACNRQAMYGQQPSYVTAAAAVAATQAAASASYYMQTQAQAPMLHPRVEAVAHDKVPTQAQATMYHQAAAPNSAGTQQPRALQLPPAAGTHGPPDARSRRPETLNLFPLHPTFAIPEKPRPAGIAGFATPTPTGPSASGSGSFSWEPESPRGDASLPLYDFFDVGR from the exons ATGGAGAGCGTCGAGCACCAGCAGCAGGCCGccgcccgctccccgccccacgccgcggcgccgccgtccccgccgctgTCGCccaactcggcggcggcggcggcgctggcgaacGCGCGGTGGACGCCGACCAAGGAGCAGGTGAGCGTGCTGGAGGGGCTGTACCGGCAGGGGCTGCGCACCCCGACCGCGGAGCAGATCCAGCAGGTGACGGCGCGGCTGCAGAAGCACGGCCCCATCGAGGGCAAGAACGTCTTCTACTGGTTCCAGAACCACAAGGCCCGGCAGCGCCAGCGCCAGAAGCAGCAGGCCTTCGACTACTTCTCCAAGCAGTTCCGCCGCCCCCAGCCGCTGCCCGTGCTCCACAGGCCCGCCGCCCACCCCTCCTTGCCCCCGATCCCGCTGCATCCGCCGCCACACGTGCCGTCGGCGACGACGCCGGATCCTCCCGCTCCTCCTGCATGCAACAGACAAG CGATGTACGGGCAGCAGCCTAGCTAcgtgacagcggcggcggcggtggcggcgacacAGGCCGCGGCGAGTGCATCCTACTACATGCAGACGCAGGCACAGGCGCCGATGTTGCACCCGAGAGTGGAGGCGGTGGCGCATGACAAGGTCCCGACGCAGGCACAGGCCACCATGTACCACCAGGCAGCAGCTCCGAACAGCGCCGGTACTCAGCAGCCGCGCGCGCTACAGCTCCCTCCGGCCGCTGGCACCCACGGGCCGCCCGACGCCCGCTCCCGCCGCCCCGAGACCCTGAACCTGTTCCCGCTGCACCCCACCTTCGCCATTCCGGAGAAGCCGCGCCCCGCCGGGATCGCCGGCTtcgcgacgccgacgccgacggggCCGTCCGCCTCGGGGTCGGGGTCGTTCTCTTGGGAGCCGGAGAGCCCCCGCGGCGACGCCTCGCTGCCGCTGTATGACTTCTTCGACGTAGGCCGCTGA